The following proteins are encoded in a genomic region of Gossypium hirsutum isolate 1008001.06 chromosome D05, Gossypium_hirsutum_v2.1, whole genome shotgun sequence:
- the LOC107902967 gene encoding uncharacterized protein, with protein sequence MEQTQEKKFVCKFCNKRYPCGKSLGGHIRTHMNNDNRGESEAAAPASPAELISINKLLSNGRIVKRVAEVESTEVDGQSAAYGLRENPKKTKRFSDSGSASLLKEMICKECGKCFHSLKALCGHMACHSEKERVFCEKQKLIMDSQSDTETSSTPSKRRRSKRIRYKANGVYSNNSVSMANGSSSVLEIEQEQEEVAMCLMMLSRDSAGCYKKGLNSIADSSDNNSVILEAKSSSIDVRITINNGEFLKMKKHRDNKLQPAESGPSSESSGSLYFRDGPKKVEPDTYASGFEDFDSKYGKGLNKFKSLNTEFPKDNNQATNRALNKYDLRRSNPKNDYYNHEVLCNNAPKASKYECLTCNKAFDSHRALGGHRANHTKVNDYNEDSLANDGFIVPTTDKKATKSSHGKTLNTHRGSSSGNAEKRLGSKKNKGHQCPFCFRVFKSGQALGGHKRSHFVGGSEDRTLVIKQNSPEMPTATIIDLNLPAPVEDDGMGNVGFMPWEI encoded by the coding sequence ATGGAACAAACGCAAGAGAAGAAGTTTGTTTGCAAGTTTTGCAACAAGAGGTATCCATGTGGGAAGTCCTTAGGTGGTCACATAAGGACTCATATGAACAATGATAATCGTGGTGAATCAGAGGCAGCAGCACCAGCATCACCAGCTGAACTGATCTCAATAAACAAGCTTCTCTCCAATGGAAGAATCGTCAAGAGAGTTGCAGAAGTTGAATCAACTGAAGTTGATGGCCAATCTGCAGCTTATGGTCTGAGAGAGAACCCCAAGAAGACCAAGAGGTTTTCTGATTCAGGCAGTGCTTCATTGCTCAAGGAGATGATTTGCAAAGAATGTGGTAAGTGTTTCCATTCATTGAAAGCTCTTTGTGGCCACATGGCTTGCCATTCAGAGAAAGAGAGGGTTTTTTGTGAGAAACAGAAGCTAATAATGGATAGTCAGTCAGACACTGAGACATCATCAACTCCAAGTAAAAGGAGGAGATCCAAAAGAATAAGGTACAAAGCAAATGGTGTTTATTCTAACAACTCAGTTTCAATGGCAAATGGTTCTTCATCTGTGTTAGAGATTGAGCAAGAACAGGAAGAGGTGGCAATGTGCTTGATGATGCTTTCAAGGGATTCTGCAGGCTGTTATAAGAAAGGATTGAATTCAATTGCTGACTCTTCAGATAACAACTCTGTCATTTTGGAAGCCAAATCATCCTCCATTGATGTGAGGATTACTATTAACAATGGTGAGTTCTTGAAGATGAAGAAACATAGGGACAACAAGTTGCAACCTGCTGAGTCTGGTCCTTCTTCTGAGAGTTCAGGTTCTTTGTATTTCAGGGATGGGCCCAAGAAAGTGGAACCAGATACTTATGCATCTGGTTTTGAGGACTTCGATTCAAAATATGGGAAGGGTTTGAATAAATTCAAGAGTTTGAACACGGAATTTCCGAAGGATAATAACCAAGCAACAAATAGAGCTTTGAACAAGTATGATTTGAGAAGATCAAACCCCAAGAATGATTATTACAACCATGAAGTTCTCTGCAACAATGCTCCAAAAGCAAGCAAATATGAGTGTTTGACTTGCAACAAGGCCTTTGATTCCCACCGGGCACTTGGGGGACATCGAGCTAACCATACAAAGGTCAATGACTACAACGAAGATAGCTTAGCGAATGATGGTTTCATTGTTCCAACGACTGATAAAAAAGCGACCAAGTCATcacatggcaaaaccctaaataCTCATCGTGGCTCTTCCTCTGGTAATGCTGAGAAAAGATTGGGATCAAAGAAAAACAAGGGGCATCAGTGCCCATTTTGCTTCAGGGTTTTCAAGTCAGGCCAAGCTTTGGGTGGTCATAAAAGGTCCCATTTTGTTGGAGGTTCAGAAGATAGAACATTGGTGATCAAGCAAAACTCACCAGAGATGCCCACTGCCACTATAATTGATCTTAATCTTCCAGCTCCTGTTGAGGATGATGGAATGGGTAATGTTGGATTCATGCCATGGGAGATTTAA
- the LOC107903927 gene encoding triose phosphate/phosphate translocator, chloroplastic — translation MASTTSTVQSLITNSRFSSLYLSTNKVFLPSCQLLKYRFSPSSRSSCLAFSSLGDKKEAWVPMGMLSAKPLTFTGWNQNMRRRCQVEFPVASAAAADADADGLETEISEGHAKPSKSFAERFPALVTGFFFFMWYFLNVIFNILNKKVYNYFPYPYFVSVIHLVVGVAYCLVSWSVGLPKRAPIDKELLILLTPVAFCHALGHVMSNVSFAAVAVSFTHTIKALEPFFNAAASQFVLGHQIPLSLWLSLAPVVIGVSMASLTELSFNWTGFISAMISNIAFTYRSIYSKKAMTGMDSTNVYAYISIIALFFCLPPAIFIEGPQLMQYGFRDAIAKVGLIKFLSDLFWIGMFYHLYNQLATNTLERVAPLTHAVGNVLKRVFVIGFSIVVFGNKISTQTGIGTAIAIAGVAIYSLIKANMEEQKRKAALSAAS, via the exons aTGGCTTCAACAACTAGCACGGTTCAGTCTTTGATCACGAATTCTCGGTTCTCTTCTCTATACCTGTCCACAAACAAGGTCTTTTTGCCCAGTTGCCAGTTGCTCAAGTATCGGTTTTCACCATCTTCGAGATCCTCATGTCTGGCGTTTTCATCTTTAGGGGACAAAAAGGAAGCTTGGGTTCCTATGGGAATGTTGTCAGCGAAGCCGTTGACATTTACCGGTTGGAATCAAAACATGAGGCGGCGGTGCCAAGTTGAGTTCCCGGTAGCTTCTGCTGCTGCTGCAGATGCTGATGCTGATGGCCTTGAAACTGAGATTTCTGAAGG GCATGCAAAGCCTTCAAAGAGCTTTGCCGAGAGATTTCCTGCTCTAGTCACTGGTTTCTTCTTCTTTATGTG GTACTTTTTAAATGTAATCTTCAACATTCTCAACAAGAAGGTCTACAACTATTTCCCATATCCATA TTTTGTTTCAGTTATACATCTTGTAGTTGGAGTGGCTTACTGTCTGGTTTCTTGGTCTGTTGGCCTGCCAAAAAGAGCA CCAATAGATAAGGAGCTCTTGATTCTACTGACTCCAGTGGCTTTCTGCCATGCCCTTGGACATGTCATGTCCAATGTATCATTTGCAGCTGTTGCGGTGTCCTTCACTCACACTATTAAAG CCTTGGAGCCATTCTTCAATGCTGCTGCTTCTCAGTTTGTTTTGGGCCATCAGATTCCACTTTCTCTTTGGCTTTCATTAGCTCCAGTTGTTATTG GTGTATCAATGGCTTCACTCACTGAACTTTCTTTCAATTGGACCGGTTTCATCAGTGCAATGATTTCAAACATTGCATTTACATACAGAAGCATATACTCAAAGAAAGCAATG ACAGGGATGGATAGCACAAATGTTTATGCATATATTTCTATAATTGCCCTCTTCTTCTGTCTCCCACCTGCAATATTT ATTGAGGGCCCTCAGCTGATGCAATATGGTTTCAGAGATGCTATTGCCAAAGTTGGCTTAATCAAGTTCTTGTCTGATCTATTTTGGATTGGAATGTTTTATCACCTCTACAACCAG CTGGCTACTAATACCTTGGAAAGGGTTGCACCACTTACACATGCAGTTGGGAACGTATTGAAGCGAGTTTTTGTAATTGGCTTCTCTATCGTCGTTTTTG GCAATAAAATCTCCACCCAAACTGGGATTGGAACTGCAATAGCAATTGCAGGAGTGGCCATCTATTCCCTCATTAAAGCTAATATGGAAGAACAAAAAAGA AAGGCTGCTTTAAGTGCTGCATCGTGA
- the LOC107903926 gene encoding NAD(P)H-quinone oxidoreductase subunit T, chloroplastic: MASTSTLQAPYSLSLKPQNVTHLLHGSRAATTRARSRRRTYSGAGVFAATTGPSKPQRPPPGVDTRIHWDNEDEGWIGESSNSRQTKEKLNPEEEQKSLLGEKFADLLNDSSDSHYQFLGVSAEADLEEIKAAYRRLSKEYHPDTTSLPLKAASEKFMKLREVYNVLSNGESRSFYDWTLAQEAASRKAEKLRMRLDDPYQQDVRNYVPKPDKVDRLGGRNMELNDQALSALTFDAFVIIFAICCIVYVLVFKEPYY, from the exons ATGGCGTCCACCTCTACTCTCCAAGCTCCATATTCTCTCTCCCTCAAACCCCAAAACGTGACCCACCTTCTTCATGGCTCGAGAGCCGCCACGACGAGAGCCAGGAGCCGAAGGAGAACGTACAGTGGGGCGGGCGTTTTTGCAGCAACAACGGGTCCAAGCAAACCCCAAAGACCTCCTCCAGGAGTCGATACCAGAATCCACTGGGATAATGAAGATGAAGGCTGGATTGGGGAGTCATCCAATTCCCGGCAAACCAAGGAGAAACTGAATCCTGAAGAAGAACAAAAGAGTCTCCTGGGTGAAAAGTTTGCTGATTTGCTCAATGACTCCTCTGATTCTCATTACCA GTTCTTAGGAGTCTCAGCAGAAGCCGATTTGGAGGAGATAAAAGCAGCTTACAGAAGGCTGTCAAAAGAGTATCATCCAGACACAACTTCGCTCCCATTGAAAGCAGCTTCGGAGAAATTCATGAAGTTAAGGGAGGTTTACAACGTTTTGAGCAACGGAGAGAGCCGCAGTTTCTATGACTGGACACTCGCACAAGAGGCCGCCAGCCGTAAAGCCGAGAAACTGAGGATGAGATTGGATGATCCGTACCAGCAAGACGTGAGGAACTATGTACCGAAACCGGATAAGGTCGACCGCCTGGGCGGGAGGAACATGGAGCTGAACGATCAGGCTTTGTCGGCCCTCACCTTCGATGCTTTCGTCATAATCTTTGCGATTTGTTGTATCGTTTATGTGCTTGTGTTTAAAGAACCATATTACTAG
- the LOC107902966 gene encoding PLASMODESMATA CALLOSE-BINDING PROTEIN 3 yields the protein MAPLVCLVLFLAMTGHSSATYCLCNDGVGDQALQTTLDYACGNGADCSAIQQNGACYNPNTVKDHCNYAVNSYFQNKGQVTGSCDFAGTASVSANPPANIPSTCTYPSSSTGTTPATTPTTAGTPTSLGGGTGTAFSPTGTTTGINEPNHAVALFTSINNILFTFFITLWIVMQGCL from the exons ATGGCTCCTTTAGTTTGTCTAGTGCTTTTCTTAGCCATGACTGGCCATTCAA GTGCGACTTATTGTTTATGTAATGATGGAGTGGGTGATCAAGCTCTTCAAACGACCCTGGATTATGCATGTGGAAATGGAGCTGATTGTTCTGCAATTCAACAAAATGGTGCTTGCTATAATCCCAACACTGTTAAAGATCACTGCAATTATGCTGTCAATAGTTATTTTCAAAACAAAGGTCAAGTTACAGGAAGCTGTGATTTTGCTGGCACTGCTTCAGTTAGTGCCAACCCTCCTGCAA ATATTCCCTCCACTTGCACCTATCCATCAAG TAGCACAGGCACAACCCCGGCCACCACTCCAACAACTGCCGGGACTCCAACGAGTTTAGGCGGTGGCACAGGTACCGCCTTTAGCCCAACAGGAACAACAACAGGCATCAACGAGCCAAATCATGCTGTTGCTCTCTTCACAAGCATTAACAACATTTTGTTCACGTTTTTCATCACCCTTTGGATTGTAATGCAGGGCTGTCTTTGA